The window CTAAAGAAACATTGTGTTTTGAAACAAAGAAGTCAATAAAAGTTTGATGATAAAGAATTAGGATTCAACGCCTTGAGTGCAACAAAGGCCAAACACATACCAGGTCCAAGGTAGTTTGCTTTTACTAACCTCCCTGTTCGAAGCACAAACTCCTCTGTTTCCTTGATAAGGTCTTCTGTTAGCAAAGGCGGTTCCTATGAGTATGTACATAAACCAGAAAATTAGAGATGATGTAAACATTATTCTTTATCTTATGATCTATGTTTGACCAACCTGCATCACAGGTGAATATATAGGTTCCCCAGTTTTGAGCATTGTCAAATTGTCACATTCATTATCAGCTCCTAACCGAAGCACTAGTTCTCCGGACTTAGTTCTTGCATAAATATAAGGATCTAGGGGAAGTGTTCCTTCAGAAGCTGGAGATTCCTCAGCCATTGAACCAGCTTGAGCTGCAACATTTTCTAATGATTGAATGGCAGCAGAATATCGTCTTTTTCTGGAAATGCAACAGTTAATGACCTGTAACTGCTGATATAAAAGACATGAATTCAGGTCTGGGATATCGTCTAGTGGAATTCCAGGAATATACTGTCCTTGATACCAAAGTCTTCTCAGCTGTAGGAGTTAAATAATagagtaaatatataatatttcaaagaaagCCAGAAAAAATTCAACTGATTCGAATAATCAAATAAGTGTAGAGAGCAAACAAGCAAATACGCACGTCACATAGCAATTCTACGTTTCAAACTATCTTGGTGCAGTTAACTAGAAAGAAAATTCATATGTTTCGTTTGATCCTACATTAATCTCATACGTCATCAATCTCAATTTGAGCATTACACAAACTTTTTGTACATGTTTTCCCAAATCAAATCTTCTTACCGGAGCTTGTTATGATAAAATTTATCAAGAAAAACTAATACCCAATTGAACTTTAATGGGGGTTACAACAGGATTGTAGAAACTTCAGATAGTTAAGATGagcaaaatattatttattcttCGCAACAAAGCAAATACATGTGGCATGATCCAAAACCAGTATATGATAATGCAGATTCAACTTCCATTCTGTTAGGTACACTTACTTCATCAACCACCCTGGACCAAAAAGATGCCATTTTTCGCAGTGTTTTTAAGCAGCCAATTGCTTCAGAGAGCTTAACTACAAAACTTTCAACAGGAGCACCATGAATATCCTTAAGTAAAGATGTAGCATTTGTCTGTGCTTCCAAACCAGAAAAAGTTCTCCCCAAAATGCTTACTTCTGCGAGTATCTTGCAGATGTTGCACCAAAAGTGAAAATCAACATGGATTATGGAGCtgaaaattattcattttaacGTTCACATCAAGACAGGCTTTGCAAGCAATCAAACTGTATACCTGTGTTAAGCAACACATTTACAACAGAAACAACTTTCTCATCAGCACCAAACTCATTGGTCCACTTATCTTCCTTTTCACGTAGCACAAGTGACTTCATTGCTGAAAAACTCAAACTCGCTCTGTCTCTTATTGGTGATGAGCCTCGGGATGAGGCAAGGAGATCTTTCATGGAGTTGTAGCTTATACCAGTCCTGAAAAGTAGCAAAAGACAAAGTTATGGCAGCTTTCAACAGTAACAGCAATAGACTCATCACAGACACATCAAGCATCGACGTCTTTATGCAAGATTTATGAATGGAGAAGGCCATTTCAACTATATCTTTAATTGAACAAGGAAGCCTACTCAAAATCCTTATCCCCAAATAGAGGTATTTGGTTTCTTACATCAAGGGCAGCACAGATAGTCATTGACCACAACTTTAGCTCTGAATGTAACCAGTAAAGGTAgaagaaatgaaaataaataagttCCAGACTCTAACAGGAAAATTCTTACTCAATTGCTACAGCCAACTGTTTCACAATGACCGACGATGGTATGATATCTGTGCTTGCATTATTTGAACCTTCTGGTTTATCTTCTGAACCCTGTAAGGCACAAAACCTTCCTTCATAAATGAAAAGGAGAAAATCTATAATTCATGAAAAGAAACTTAGTCATTTCAACCATGAATAGGAATGCCAACAGCAAACATGGTCAGATACTGTAATTTCAGACTTCAAGAAccaacaaaaacataaaaaaatatcttatgatATGGCAAATTTAATATCAACCAAAGGACTAAGATATATGACAATATAGAGAAATAAGGCTTTTCTAATATTACATTCCAACTAGTGGACTAAATGTGACTGCATCGGATGTTAAAATGAGCCACAAAGTTGTAAATCCCATTTCTACAGTATGGACAAATTCAAGCTTTTGACTAATTGAgcataatattgaaaaataatttaaagaacaCTGGTAATTAAATGGCTAAAAATATGAATTCCAACTTACACTGGAAGGAGAGAATTCTCTCTCACCCATGAAGTataaattttcatcaaaaattgcGTATGCCATTGTTGAATTATCAGGCTTCTCAAAATCCTCAGGTCCCTTTTTGCCTATTCTTATATTTCTCAATCTCTCATGCCAGTCTTGCTTGGTCTTTATAGGCCCAGGCCTCACTCTTTAAGTCTTTGTTTCATGGAAATCCTGCAGTCCCAGAATGAACAAAATAtatctaaataataaaatatgtatcGTAATAttaatagcattttaaacaatCACGCTACAATGAATATTGAGACTCACAGTATATAGTCTTCCCGACCACTGATATAAATGAAAACTTTCGCATAAGTACAAAAACATAAATACGCATTCTCATGCATAAACAGATGCTATGGTAGAGAAAGCCTTAAAAATATCTGAAAAAACGACAATTTCACGCCGTCACGCGTCGTACGCTCAACTAAAGGAAACTGACAAATGAATTTAAACTCagataaaaaatcaaatcctaaatcCAGTTTCATCTCCTTGTTTACACAATTATCTAGACGAGGCTTAATTCAGGTGAAAAAGATACAAGTTCGAGACCCGGTCAAACATCTTCCAAAATCGAAACAGATTCAAAACGAATCTGAGAAGAGAAACGTAATCACCTTTGGTGCATCAGTGTCCTGTAGGAACACCGGCGTTGATTCTCTCGGCGATCGCTCATCTGAATCTTCTCCGACAGAATTaaattccaataaaaaaaacccAACAAAGTAAATGAATGAACACGACGAATCCTAACTTTAGTAAATGAACTTAGCGTACATAAACTGACATATATTGGAGAAGAGAGCGCGCGTGTACCTCGATGGGTAATGGAATCGGATTTCTTAATGTCCGTGAAGACTTTCTCCGCTTTAGCGGCCGCAGAATGGATGGCTGTCCTGGCTCGGGACACGAACGATCCCTCCATTGCGCGTGTGATTCAAGCAGGAATCCAGTTCGTCCGATTAATCCACAAAATCGACACCATATTCGTGGAATGCGGAACAGTCATTGGATTTGGAGGGAATTGAGAAAATCAATGATGGTGCTGACTGAATTGGACCGTGGTTGGAGGGTAAATCGGGGGGAGcaaagttattattattaaataaatccaacaaagaagaaaattacGTAggaatatttaatgagtaaaaataataaaatctatCTTTTAATaccaataaaaattataaaataaattaaacaaaattaaaaatgtttCATTTGTTTATGtatcatttttataattatataaatttaaaacattattaaatTTATGTGGGGAGTAGTATGTTTTTTTTAGGTTTAATTAGAGAGCTAAATTTTGTTGCCTAAATTATATAGAGATAATATTAGTTATCAGGAATATGTTTAGGTCCATGTCTAGCTTACAAATAGGAATGCTCGAATAGATTATCtgattttataagttaaaaatCAGTTATTTGATTTACAAGTAAATACAAATAAgattgatttatattatttaattataaagaaaataatgtatatattttatttttaagaaaaaaattgtatataaaataaatcttattaCATTTagatataaaacatttaatcagGATATGccatataatattaaaaaattaaaataaaaaattagaccGACTCACGAGCTTTTCGAATAAATTTGCAATAGAGTTTGAGCTGGAAGAGCTTATtagcctttttttttcttttcaaacaaaaattaaaaatattgaaaaaatttgtAGTTAGTTCTAATAAATGGTTACGAAAAAACAAAACCGGGGACCGAAGCGGTTTCATCTCTACTAGCCAGCCTAAAAACACATGCTTATATTGGTTTTGTAAAAGAGAAAATGAATTGTGGAAGTTGTGACTTATTGTCTCGGGGTAGAAAAATTAGATAGATAtggtgtaacgtaccgtattttgtactacttaaaatttccagaaaaataaaaaatttcttaaataaataattatctttaaaattgcgataaaaataaACTGATCATCTGAAATATGTGAAATAAAAACGATTACAAACAAAGTTTGCCAAAAAGACACACGTTTAAATATCGtgaaatagtttcataaaatcagagtaactAAATTAACATGCTcgaaaattcttgaaaacataggcgttcctcgggtttagcctctgcGTAGTCCGAGCCGACTCACTGGCCCCCATCTCTCGCCTTCtcaaactcgtcctcacctgcatcgatcaaatctagtgagtctaaagactcaatatgtataaactgagaataacaaataatacgtaataaaaccacatggaTTTTAAAGTAAAgcgtacatacttaaacttgaacgtacttacataaacataaacgtgccatcatatcgtaaaacttttcataaatattttcataaacgtacttgcatcatacatacttgaacatacgtaattatcataattttgcgtagagatatgttatAAAGCAAGTGACTCATGCATAAATGCGTCTGattagactaaaccacagtactgggctggcagggataaCTACTACCACATacatccccggtcatgctttaccgggtagattggtccctggtcatactttacctcttttcaatcctgatctaaacccggtcatgctttaccggggtggagaggtctccGGCCACGTTCACctgcttccaaacccgttcatattcggtcacaagacatttcgcatacctgaaaacataaacattttcttttgtgcgtcgaacatacttacatgacgttgagggattcgttgaaTCTCACTTGGGCTACTGTTGGCATACTAACACGTTTTCATGCACTTAATTTCCATAACTTAGAGTAATAGTCGTGCTCACAACCGAAATAAACAATtgacttatgacgttctaaatcactcgggacttgacctcgtttaatcatcatactaaaccatgacatcgaaccccgaaACAATCTCTATATgaagtgtgaacatttccccAAACATGGAAGACATGGACCTAAAATATTGGTTTAAAAATCATAGACAAACGCCTAGGCACTGGACATTGCTGCGTTGAGGCGCTGACCaccagcgccgcggcgctatgTGCAGCGAAGCACGAGCGCTGCGACGCCACAAGGGCAGCGCCGCGGTGCTCGTGCTGCGAACCGCGAGCGCTGCAGCGCTGCGACGCTATACCTGTGCGAACAACACCCAAAAGTGATGACACTTGATCCAAACTCTAAGCCACGTCCAACCGACTGCAACCAACAcatcgagacccatcctaggacgcTATGGCATAGACTTCAACCCATACAAATGCCCCGAACGACGATGCACAACcactgaaacgacctcgatttttgttctaatcataaatcataaattctaaatactaaactaaataaaataattcaacataataatgaatcataataatttaacaatttaaatctcaagtgcataaaataaaatcctaaatcatcggCTAACcaaaaattcctaaatcgacctttaaaaagatcggctaacaataaaattaagcatacaaaatatctctaataaaaatcattagcaaaatctttaaatcataaatctatctagctagtgcggaaacataaaggccctcgggtgtgtactaatgcactcgatcgactcaatcgtcaccgcctccaaaaatcatcaaatcctgcatcatacaaacctagtgagcctaaagactcaacacgttctaaatatagataataaataatacatatacatccacatgcatttaaaaatcatatttttatttaaaataatattttgaacataaataaaccattaaaaatcatttgagcataaataaataaatagtaaaatcattttaaaataaatttaagcataaataaatcttttaaaaaatcatttaaaaatagttttaatcattatcataaatcatatatcataaaatcattaaaatcgtaaagctttcaatcacatatcattttgggtgaagtttgatccttgaaagtgactagatTTTATTCTtaggtcgactgcagtcttagctccacatggtccatgggagtgtgcactaggctccaccgtaaAAATACGATCGTCATGGTCCCTCTAGAGCCTTTTCCCATACGCGGGGTCCCTCTGAGGCCTTGGCTTGtatatgggctccctctggggccttgacCCTCACgtcatccccacaaaatcatatatcatatcttttgtcatagtcaattcacatccctcaaaatatttttcattttctttaaaaatcataaaataagacagctttccaaaaatagcattttaaacagtataaattgcacaactttaccataaatcatgaaaatacatattatcatcaaaattatcataataaatcataaaatataattttacatgtattatgatccttcgggacacTGCGAAGCGTTTTAGTATTTTCCTAAGTGCAAAAAgatcgttttgcccctggacgtaaaaattctcaaatttatctttttctcgtttttaatgacatgagattattctaaataattatttaaatttacatgaatttttttcatattttttatttggcttaaatcgatgacttttaaattaatttttaaataagatatattaacgcgttttaatcccgaattaaaccaaaccttaatataaaatttccaaattaataacttagaattttaataattatttaagcttcaaactaatttttcataattttatgaagcttaaaactaggcgtttcaattaattcattaattaacgtttcgtgcggcgattaaatccctgaaaattccaaaactcgttattttgatcccaaattttaaacataatatttttagtatttattctaccctttcaagtcaggagccacacccgtggacccatggattcaatttttgttctaaaattcgaaatattgacaCCTAATCAaaaccaccgagccatctcccaatttactcgagctgCGCCTGAGCCACCTTGAGCTAAACCCTAGATAACCCTCCTtggcaccctcctgaccaagccaaAACCAAAGAACAAGCCCCTAAGTTGCTCAAACTCTCTTGGACAGAAGCACCCCAAACCTGCATGTGTGTGAGCATGAGTTCTTTGGTGCAATAGGACTCCTTTCTAGCCTAGGCCCCTTCCAGCTGAGCCACCACTGAGCCCACACGACCttaaccatccctggaccacggCCAGCCTCTAcacagaccagcccaagccctgaaCCCAAGAGGCGAAGCACATAAATCAGAACATCATCCTGCACGCTCCACCTGCTGCCTTGTTTCCCTCACGTTTCCATCTTCGCTCGAGCCAGCCAACAGCCCAACCGCTCCAGCCCCTGGCCTGACCCCTGTCCATTCccttggaccctgatggacctacCTAGCTTGCCCTTAGCTACGCTGCAGCCCTCTCTCGTAGCCCAGCAGTACACACGCATGGTggagagtcccacttcacgtggactcttccccagcccctagctcgaaccctagccgccctaggacccaacccaaCCCCAGATCGAGACCACCCCTAACCCTGGACGAGCCCTGGTTGCCACTAATGTCTATgttttaagggccacataatgcaaaacatagcatcgtgttcacaaaccccagaatcaaatccaattatatcaaggtatccaaggatcatagctcaacgtgtatgtcatgtatgccacctcaaatcaataaataaggcatatagacatgtaatctcaatccaatcaatcaaacatatatcatataatacagataccagttgtatgttacccggtcgcaacatacctcaattcttcgttccagtcgatgtagcttgaagatatcagcataataatctatctacatcaataacatattcatttcaatcaataatttcattcaaattcatttatacaagtttcaaatatattttgcaactttgaaaattcatatgaaatcaaaatcataacataattaaatttcgACTTCGAATACGAGTTTCTTGTCGTTTATTCTATCGCATATAAGTTTctcgacttcaaatacatgctattccagcacttgAATAATTAAAGGTGCTGAAACTAGAAGAAATTTTCCTCAAAAAGAAGCTCTCGACACGAGGATTCCGACtatataatttctttcaagTTTGGACAACGTTTAGATATAGTTTTTTGGAATAGAACTCGAATTCTCGtttcttctttttcctttcCTCTGGGTTACTTCATGTTCTTTCTCAATTATTTCCTATTCTTATTAATCATGATTTCATTATGCTAATCCCCCATTCCACGTCACATGAAGCACTTTCATTCATATGTAAAATCGAGGACACGTAGACTTGAGACTACTACATGCATCCATTcaatttctttttcctttttcccttTTTACCCTTCcgtttatttgattatttttcaatttatttaccaTCGTGCcatcaaattttatttgagtATTTTTCAAGTTATTTACACATGCCATTACCATGTCTCAAGGAAATATGGAGCAGTTTGAACTGTCCGTGTACttattttctcactttcattgtcatgatatctatcatatacataatcacatgacaatttcatgacttatcgataatcaaaatgtgatttacgataatacgatacacggtccttacatttctaccccacttaaaagatttcgtcctcgaaatctcaagtgttcatatatacataacattggtaAACATATAGTACGTCACCaattatagtacatatcaaaactaaaatcagtaaattgatcactatacattgaatacaatggaacaggtggagtagaatcaaacaagtgcggatatgattctcgcatcttgtTTTCCTATTCCCACGTTGACTCCTctacaccatgtcgtgtccattgcacTCGAACTAGCGGAATCGATTTATtagcataactcgtttgacgatcctgagctgCTTTCATCCACTGTCGAATCAACTAAACCTTAtaattcatttcctgtatcatttcaggtccagtcaactgtctttcaccaatttcatcccagaataatggtgatctacatcgtctcccgtataaggcttcaaacggtgccataccaatgctcgtttgaaagctattattataaaagaattccaccaatggtaaagcatcttgccatcccattctgaaatccatcacaatcgcacataacatatcttctaacgtttgaattgtacgctcagtctggccatcagtttgaggattataagcagtactcatagccaaccgcgtacccatcgcttcttggaaactacccctgtagaggcctaaaaatccttacttgaaaatttgcggaaaatttaaaatttttcttttaaaataaatggagtgcctcattcataccataaactgataaaatatttaacgttcaaaacagcagcggaagaaattattacttgccaaaataacaagttaaagtattcaataactaataaaatatttgagcatcaaaatggcaagtgctgaaactgaggtcctcgggtgccactactgccgactcgagctagctcactggtccccgccctcgatcccgacatcatcagtacctacaacaatcaagtctagtgagtctaaagactcaacatgcatatatcgtaaataacgagtaaatatagtaaaattgcatgggagtaaaatttcatgtcatgaggcatatcgtaaaatgtcgtgtcatgattaattataatacgtgcatagctgaactgaaaatcatagtgaaactgtttgctccttggagccctgtactgaaatagcatataataattttctgtgagattatggtctacgcaagtggtccctgaactgaactgaactgagctgaccgatactggtgaccggaccgatactggggatcggatttacgtctgatcagactactgccacagtactgggtgaaacaactgaactgaccggtaactggtgaccgggccgatactggggaccggacttaagcatgatagtaaagtgaccacaagcaatatcgcataaatctcaaaatttgtatttttgcacgtaatataattaaataactgaattaaatctCCTGTAACCATATTAcagcttggattggatcgctcccaggctcgctgcaacctaaatatgccatgaaaaatatgcaatagatttatgggaccaaactataccataaccttcaaaaatgtgacaaatacgcctaccgacttcgtattaaatcatgactccaagccaacccgaaccaacactgaaccatcatgtagtcatgattaaaatacgtgtaaaatgatcaaataatgctcctaaaatagtGAGGGTCGAAAtataggtgaatggaggccaaaacttgaaacgctctttcgagagtcaatttggcacatcgcaccgtaaattctcgtacgacctcaaaaatgatccgaatcacgaacggccaaaaacatgaccttcctaactcaatgaggaactgtctagtccaaggccatgggctaaaagccaaccgagaactcgaacgagccaccgaaccgtcacagcaagttgctgtccaaaaatacagcagctgtgctttggtttcttgcgtcgattgcgaggctaatggccagtggggcttgaaccaccgaccagagactcttaccaacatcccaaggaatgatttgaaccatggctaagggctttagaccagccacaattcgaagtATTCTAGCAACAATCGAAAAgattcacccgagagcacctttgcgcgcgtgaggggtgttttgcttCGCTTGCTGTCTCGactcgttccagtggccatttgattgaccatggcacgacctaGACTTCATGGGGCATGgtgtgaaccgtggctaagggccataggcaaACCAAGACCCACACCGTTCCACCATACTCGAACCAACACATGCAGTAAAAATCAAGGGGGCCGAgaaggggaggggctgttcttgcgtttgatttaaaaaccgatgcaccatggaccaagccaccaaaatggTGACTTAGCCACGTCTTATACATGCTAGGGAattgatctaaccatggctataggtccttggggcagccatgatccgATCCATTCCCTTATGACAGCAACATCAGATTTTTTCGAAACACAAATGGACACAaatggagttgctgtcattttcttggTCTCGGCTGACATGGGACTCAAACCACTGGACAAATGTGTTCCTAACATGtgctagtacatgcctaggatcAGCTTTGGGAGCCTGGAAGTCGAACCAATACCTGCAACAATGAAAACTAGCCAACCCGTGAAGcatcatgaaaaccgaaaaatcTGCATgctatttttctgaaaatttcttGGATGTATTTTCGGTTTTTGACAtgggaaatgatgatcatgtaatgaaaaataattgataataggacgtgattgaagagtcaaggaagaatatatgcatgcctggtttcgtttgaaagaaaaacgaaaagaacgagacgatccggcacggaggaggtggagcactttcttttcttgcttcttcactcgatttttctctccttaCTCTCACTAAATTCTCACGATTTTTGGGACTGAAAATGGCTCTGGTTTTCGGTGATGGAGAGGAGAAATagtgg of the Primulina huaijiensis isolate GDHJ02 chromosome 1, ASM1229523v2, whole genome shotgun sequence genome contains:
- the LOC140981523 gene encoding uncharacterized protein isoform X3, which produces MGSEDKPEGSNNASTDIIPSSVIVKQLAVAIETGISYNSMKDLLASSRGSSPIRDRASLSFSAMKSLVLREKEDKWTNEFGADEKVVSVVNVLLNTEVSILGRTFSGLEAQTNATSLLKDIHGAPVESFVVKLSEAIGCLKTLRKMASFWSRVVDELRRLWYQGQYIPGIPLDDIPDLNSCLLYQQLQVINCCISRKRRYSAAIQSLENVAAQAGSMAEESPASEGTLPLDPYIYARTKSGELVLRLGADNECDNLTMLKTGEPIYSPVMQEPPLLTEDLIKETEEFVLRTGSLGAGCSQLLSDMQAFKAANPGCILEDFVRWHSPPDWMENDSSSDLNDTPDCGDVLSVKGQLSQRMQKEGNLWRELWETSKPVPAVRQSPLYDEDLAVEGILNYLDYVSPSEIFKQLFIAVLGTGLVIAESTLSTSSSLSNLFNDCKNYLVATCQGKLWVEKLDDICQVYETMETILLNQDEVIKITDQPEETTANGDLRNRFKKLSLIFGGKVRSSSKTPKNNEDTAPAILNFF
- the LOC140981523 gene encoding uncharacterized protein isoform X2, with amino-acid sequence MAYAIFDENLYFMGEREFSPSSGSEDKPEGSNNASTDIIPSSVIVKQLAVAIETGISYNSMKDLLASSRGSSPIRDRASLSFSAMKSLVLREKEDKWTNEFGADEKVVSVVNVLLNTEVSILGRTFSGLEAQTNATSLLKDIHGAPVESFVVKLSEAIGCLKTLRKMASFWSRVVDELRRLWYQGQYIPGIPLDDIPDLNSCLLYQQLQVINCCISRKRRYSAAIQSLENVAAQAGSMAEESPASEGTLPLDPYIYARTKSGELVLRLGADNECDNLTMLKTGEPIYSPVMQEPPLLTEDLIKETEEFVLRTGSLGAGCSQLLSDMQAFKAANPGCILEDFVRWHSPPDWMENDSSSDLNDTPDCGDVLSVKGQLSQRMQKEGNLWRELWETSKPVPAVRQSPLYDEDLAVEGILNYLDYVSPSEIFKQLFIAVLGTGLVIAESTLSTSSSLSNLFNDCKNYLVATCQGKLWVEKLDDICQVYETMETILLNQDEVIKITDQPEETTANGDLRNRFKKLSLIFGGKVRSSSKTPKNNEDTAPAILNFF
- the LOC140981523 gene encoding uncharacterized protein isoform X1, producing MEGSFVSRARTAIHSAAAKAEKVFTDIKKSDSITHRDSDERSPRESTPVFLQDTDAPKGSEDKPEGSNNASTDIIPSSVIVKQLAVAIETGISYNSMKDLLASSRGSSPIRDRASLSFSAMKSLVLREKEDKWTNEFGADEKVVSVVNVLLNTEVSILGRTFSGLEAQTNATSLLKDIHGAPVESFVVKLSEAIGCLKTLRKMASFWSRVVDELRRLWYQGQYIPGIPLDDIPDLNSCLLYQQLQVINCCISRKRRYSAAIQSLENVAAQAGSMAEESPASEGTLPLDPYIYARTKSGELVLRLGADNECDNLTMLKTGEPIYSPVMQEPPLLTEDLIKETEEFVLRTGSLGAGCSQLLSDMQAFKAANPGCILEDFVRWHSPPDWMENDSSSDLNDTPDCGDVLSVKGQLSQRMQKEGNLWRELWETSKPVPAVRQSPLYDEDLAVEGILNYLDYVSPSEIFKQLFIAVLGTGLVIAESTLSTSSSLSNLFNDCKNYLVATCQGKLWVEKLDDICQVYETMETILLNQDEVIKITDQPEETTANGDLRNRFKKLSLIFGGKVRSSSKTPKNNEDTAPAILNFF